One genomic window of Camelina sativa cultivar DH55 chromosome 5, Cs, whole genome shotgun sequence includes the following:
- the LOC104786288 gene encoding uncharacterized protein LOC104786288: protein MAMESLVLFNSSSVDLLFNSSSVNLSSTVREASTCNKALSLNLNKRKAVEPPCPESKKKKQIDERKSFVPARTTQKTKQSAVPMKVSKNHRSGAHETREITQNLKKQKPDDVGKSVPETSRPLKLTLKLKKQPSAKVPENPKICPVPKKNETETLELFEIAKKSADVANAKGILAAEAETSICVDSLALLMEFPICSAAIETTRIMARLEHLTKHKNRKICNSASALLHCWRQSIRDQQLRESRQC, encoded by the coding sequence ATGGCAATGGAATCTCTGGTTTTGTTTAACTCCTCCTCTGTTGATCTTTTGTTCAACTCCTCCTCTGTTAATCTTTCTTCCACCGTAAGAGAGGCTTCTACTTGCAACAAAGCGCTTTCCTTGAATCTGAATAAACGTAAGGCTGTTGAACCACCATGTCcggagtcgaagaagaagaaacaaattgaTGAGCGCAAGTCTTTTGTTCCAGCGAGGACTACCCAGAAGACGAAGCAATCGGCTGTACCTatgaaagtttctaaaaacCATAGATCTGGGGCTCATGAAACGAGAGAGATTACGCAAAACTTGAAGAAGCAGAAGCCTGACGACGTTGGCAAGTCTGTTCCAGAAACATCAAGGCCGCTCAAGTTGACGCTCAAGTTGAAGAAGCAGCCGTCTGCAAAAGTAcctgaaaaccctaaaatttgtCCTGTCCCGAAGAAGAACGAAACAGAGACGTTGGAGCTTTTTGAAATAGCAAAGAAATCTGCAGATGTGGCTAACGCAAAAGGAATTCTCGCTGCTGAAGCAGAGACATCAATCTGCGTTGACAGTCTCGCGTTACTCATGGAATTCCCGATTTGCTCAGCAGCTATTGAAACGACGAGGATCATGGCGAGGCTTGAGCATCTTACAAAGCATAAAAATCGAAAAATCTGCAACTCTGCATCAGCACTTCTTCACTGTTGGAGGCAGAGTATCAGAGATCAACAACTCAGAGAGTCTCGACAATGCTAG
- the LOC104786289 gene encoding uncharacterized protein LOC104786289, which translates to MELQDALKDENEKPIETSVASEKKKNGEAVVEEADGKDEVVGTSAGEKSKAYDDFVETLVDLVAIKVPVEEENVIVEEPSLLVDSVEASSSGMNKPQGLPVTTKTIKKVKKLVKKKLRKGTAVQVPGQENVAVEQGGTMVNSKEGEQSLEEPSLGGSEMDIKKVTTESVADSPQCSSGKEKDLETSVGGNDIESKKAEAPQLADDGENVVGGGEPTGQETLQLVKGKASILKRQKVKKVKGTLAQGPKKGADLDSVVSDKRDAGASSGGNVMEAKKAIDGSVEAKTGLAEDTRRKRKRLRKQVLGSNKKHRNEVVAAAADATEQRTVEKKEQLVDDPEKEEMDKQGKAKIGGLIFMCNTKTRPDCFRFSVMGVQEKRKDYVMGIKPGLKLFLYDYDLKLLYGIFQASSTGGMKLERNAFGGSFPAQVRFKIFSDCLPLPESQFRKAIKENYNNNNKFKTELTNKQVFKLKKLFRPVTIPAQLTHTQPIPVPRDADRKRSDRDRYAPSSSRAHPTRTHERRRDSPPPRREEQPPRDLYLSEREYRTYGLRRRDTTQQYPIPPPDSSYDIVNRDRVRLDSYRSSVDHERLLRQAEIERHDRSREVRLVHLPDRDYHMYDHQSSRRELLGRNSPEPPTSAVALDSYRRDRYHSYEYERPPRTYLASPRREDDDLYSRYVTADSLAEYYRSSSQRYPSITESELPPSLVSSRYAYSRSLPYSHR; encoded by the exons ATGGAACTACAAGATGCTCTGAAAGATGAGAATGAGAAACCCATTGAGACCTCGGTTGcttctgagaagaagaagaatggggAAGCTGTGGTTGAAGAAGCTGATGGAAAGGATGAGGTTGTTGGAACCTCTGCTGGAGAAAAAAGTAAGGCATATGACGACTTTGTTGAAACTTTAGTGGATTTGGTAGCTATTAAAGTACCCGTTGAAGAAGAGAATGTGATTGTTGAAGAGCCCTCTCTTCTTGTTGATTCTGTTGAAGCAAGTTCTTCTGGGATGAATAAGCCACAGGGTTTACCAGTGACGACTAAAACTATCAAAAAAGTGAAGAAGCttgttaaaaagaaattaagaaaaggCACTGCTGTTCAGGTGCCTGGTCAGGAGAATGTCGCTGTTGAACAAGGTGGAACCATGGTCAACAGCAAAGAAGGTGAACAAAGTCTAGAAGAGCCTTCGCTTGGTGGAAGCGAAATGGATATAAAGAAGGTTACTACAGAGTCTGTTGCAGATTCCCCTCAGTGTTCTTCTGGAAAAGAGAAAGATTTAGAAACCTCTGTTGGAGGAAATGATATTGAGTCTAAGAAAGCAGAAGCTCCTCAACTTGCAGATGATGGTGAAAATGTTGTTGGAGGAGGAGAACCAACTGGTCAGGAAACACTACAACTGGTAAAGGGAAAAGCTAGCATTCTGAAGAGACAAAAGGTGAAAAAAGTCAAAGGGACTCTTGCTCAGGGACCTAAGAAAGGAGCGGATCTGGATTCAGTAGTGTCAGATAAAAGAGACGCCGGAGCTTCTTCAGGAGGAAACGTGATGGAAGCTAAGAAAGCTATTGACGGTTCTGTAGAAGCCAAAACTGGCTTGGCTGAAGATACGAGACGCAAAAGGAAGAGACTGAGGAAACAGGTTTTAGGTTCAAACAAGAAACATAGAAATGAGGTagtagctgctgctgctgatgcaACAGAACAAAGAACGGTAGAGAAGAAAGAGCAGCTTGTTGACGACcctgagaaagaagaaatggaCAAGCAAGGAAAAGCCAAGATTGGTGGATTGATCTTCATGTGCAATACAAAAACTAGGCCTGACTGTTTTCGGTTCAGTGTGATGGGCGTACAAGAGAAAAGGAAGGATTATGTCATGGGTATCAAACCCGGGCTTAAGCTTTTTCTTTATGACTATGATCTCAAACTTCTCTATGGAATTTTTCAAGCATCCTCTACTGGTGGGATGAAACTTGAACGCAATGCTTTTGGTGGATCCTTTCCTGCTCAG GTGCGCTTTAAGATCTTTAGTGATTGCTTACCATTGCCTGAGAGCCAATTCAGAAAAGCTATCAAGGAGAattacaacaataacaacaagtTCAAAACAGAATTGACTAATAAGCAG GTATTTAAGCTTAAGAAGCTTTTCCGACCAGTTACTATCCCTGCACAACTTACCCACACCCAGCCAATCCCTGTTCCTCGTGATGCTGACAGGAAAAGATCTGATAGAGACCGTTACGCACCTAGTAGCAGTAGAGCCCACCCGACACGTACACATGAAAGAAGACGTGATTCCCCTCCTCCACGCAGAGAAGAACAACCGCCGCGTGACTTATATCTCAGTGAAAGGGAGTATCGAACATACGGCTTGAGAAGAAGAGACACAACCCAGCAGTATCCAATCCCTCCTCCTGATTCTTCTTACGATATTGTCAACCGAGACCGTGTTCGTTTGGATTCATACCGTTCATCTGTGGACCATGAACGGCTTTTGAGACAAGCAGAGATTGAGAGGCATGACCGTAGTAGGGAAGTTCGTCTTGTTCACTTGCCTGACAGAGACTACCACATGTATGATCATCAAAGTTCTAGACGTGAACTCCTGGGTCGAAACTCGCCTGAACCTCCAACTTCAGCGGTTGCTTTGGACTCCTACAGGAGAGACCGGTATCACAGTTATGAGTATGAAAGGCCGCCAAGGACATACTTAGCTTCTCcgagaagagaagatgatgacttgTATTCCCGGTATGTTACAGCGGATTCATTGGCTGAATACTACCGATCATCATCACAAAGATACCCAAGCATAACTGAATCTGAGCTTCCACCTTCATTAGTATCATCCCGGTATGCTTATTCAAGGTCTTTGCCTTATTCACACCGCTGA